Proteins from a genomic interval of Blastocatellia bacterium:
- a CDS encoding aldehyde dehydrogenase family protein, which translates to MNGIPQPGDTVLNFIDGRWQPAASDKWTERFDPADRSLLAGRAPDSAGEDARQAIEAAARASAAWRAWPAPRRGKLLFDWLAWLEANKDHLAMLLTREEGKTLAESVGEVRRALDILEYTAGMGRRLGGRVLPSEDESIFCYTNTQPLGVVGLISPWNFPVAIPVWKLAPALVAGNTCVLKPSPLTPMTAAMLVRGLEEVGLPAGVVNLVHGDAEPGEELIASDVVRGVSFTGSTKVGKLIARAASDRLLKLQLELGGKNPQIILEDADLDMAVAGAAAGAFGATGQRCTATSRAIVVGNIYDQFLERLVARAAAFRTGPGMQTGIEMGPLVDERAMAGVARYIESGRRQQARFCTGGEAMQGDGLERGYFFPPTVIEAQPDMEIAREEIFGPVLAVIRARDLDEALRIANAVRYGLTASIFTRDVGRVFQFAERIESGMVHVNRPGVGGYSHAPFGGIKESGYGGREVGDAVLDFYTEAKTVYINYK; encoded by the coding sequence ATGAACGGAATCCCACAACCCGGCGACACGGTATTGAACTTCATTGATGGCCGCTGGCAACCTGCCGCTTCCGACAAGTGGACAGAGCGCTTCGACCCCGCGGATCGCAGCCTGCTTGCGGGCCGCGCCCCCGATTCCGCGGGAGAAGACGCGCGGCAGGCTATTGAAGCCGCCGCCCGCGCCTCTGCCGCGTGGCGCGCATGGCCGGCGCCGCGCCGCGGCAAGCTGCTGTTCGATTGGCTCGCCTGGCTTGAGGCCAACAAAGACCACCTGGCCATGCTGCTGACCCGCGAAGAAGGCAAGACGCTGGCCGAATCCGTCGGTGAAGTGCGCCGCGCGCTCGACATCCTTGAATACACGGCGGGGATGGGCCGGCGGCTCGGCGGGCGCGTCCTGCCTTCGGAAGACGAGAGTATTTTTTGTTACACGAACACGCAGCCGCTCGGCGTCGTCGGCTTGATCAGCCCGTGGAATTTCCCTGTCGCCATCCCCGTGTGGAAGCTGGCGCCGGCGCTGGTCGCCGGCAATACCTGCGTGTTGAAGCCGTCGCCGCTGACGCCGATGACCGCGGCCATGCTGGTGCGCGGCCTCGAAGAAGTCGGCCTGCCCGCGGGCGTCGTCAATCTGGTGCATGGCGATGCCGAGCCGGGCGAAGAATTGATTGCGAGCGACGTGGTGCGCGGCGTGTCGTTTACCGGCTCGACCAAAGTCGGCAAGCTGATCGCGCGCGCGGCAAGCGACCGCTTATTAAAATTGCAACTGGAGTTGGGCGGCAAGAACCCGCAGATCATCCTCGAAGACGCCGACCTCGACATGGCGGTGGCGGGCGCGGCGGCGGGCGCTTTTGGCGCAACCGGCCAGCGCTGCACGGCGACGAGCCGCGCCATCGTCGTCGGGAATATTTATGACCAGTTCCTTGAGCGGCTGGTCGCGCGCGCCGCCGCGTTTCGCACAGGGCCAGGCATGCAAACGGGCATCGAGATGGGGCCGCTGGTCGACGAGCGGGCGATGGCGGGTGTGGCGCGCTACATCGAATCGGGCCGCCGCCAACAGGCGCGCTTCTGCACAGGCGGTGAAGCGATGCAGGGCGACGGCCTGGAGCGCGGCTACTTCTTTCCGCCGACGGTTATCGAAGCGCAGCCCGACATGGAAATCGCCCGCGAGGAAATCTTCGGGCCGGTGCTGGCGGTGATCCGCGCCCGTGATCTCGACGAAGCGCTGCGGATTGCCAACGCGGTGCGCTATGGGTTAACGGCTTCGATCTTCACGCGCGACGTCGGGCGCGTCTTCCAGTTCGCCGAGCGCATCGAATCGGGCATGGTGCATGTCAACCGCCCGGGCGTCGGCGGCTATTCGCACGCGCCGTTCGGCGGCATCAAAGAGAGCGGTTACGGCGGGCGCGAAGTCGGCGACGCGGTGCTGGATTTCTACACAGAGG
- a CDS encoding shikimate kinase → MKRILVIGTSGAGKSTLAQRVAKCLGLPFIASDHFYWEPGWRVASSEKVRQQLREVIRQEAWVLDGNFDDERESVWCRADCIIWLDYSLLTICRRIVFRNFHWVITRQPTWSGNRMTLERALSGLRHAVKSYRIKRRDYPQWLAELSGIPRYRFRTSREAEAWLQSLNQQAA, encoded by the coding sequence ATGAAACGCATCTTAGTGATCGGGACCTCAGGTGCGGGCAAGTCGACGCTGGCACAGCGCGTAGCAAAATGCTTGGGACTGCCTTTTATTGCCTCAGACCATTTTTATTGGGAGCCGGGCTGGAGAGTGGCCTCATCAGAGAAAGTTCGCCAGCAACTCAGGGAGGTCATCCGTCAGGAAGCGTGGGTGCTGGATGGCAACTTTGACGACGAGCGCGAATCCGTCTGGTGTCGAGCGGATTGCATTATTTGGCTCGACTATTCTTTGCTGACCATTTGTCGTCGCATTGTCTTCCGCAATTTTCACTGGGTGATAACCCGGCAGCCGACCTGGTCAGGCAATCGGATGACGCTCGAAAGGGCCCTTTCGGGCCTCCGCCATGCGGTCAAATCTTATCGCATCAAAAGGCGAGACTATCCGCAATGGCTGGCTGAATTATCTGGCATTCCGAGGTATCGGTTCCGTACCAGCCGTGAGGCCGAAGCCTGGCTTCAAAGTCTGAACCAACAGGCGGCGTAA
- a CDS encoding lytic transglycosylase domain-containing protein encodes MRFFAVLMLGCALGLIADTARAQEARLASDAYIVSEAQATPRTPTLVLVNETVKPAADAKAGAALKTSAVKGTATKAATSTTPTMVAAQPIVISGAVTAPSVETVSETTGNPKYDEYVKQSAARNGVDPNLIISVMRQESGFNLRARSYKGASGLMQLMPGTAARFGVTNIYDPQQNIEGGTRYLRFLLDQFNGDISLVLAGYNAGENAVVNSGYRVPRYRETQAYVKSISARYDRVKGKVAHTKAAAAGPLAPAAETFAGGRLSNNY; translated from the coding sequence ATGAGATTCTTTGCCGTCCTGATGCTCGGCTGTGCATTAGGATTGATCGCCGACACGGCGCGCGCCCAGGAAGCGCGCCTCGCGAGCGACGCCTACATCGTCAGTGAAGCGCAGGCCACGCCGCGCACGCCAACGCTCGTCCTTGTCAACGAAACCGTCAAGCCCGCGGCCGACGCCAAAGCCGGCGCGGCGCTGAAAACTTCGGCAGTAAAAGGAACGGCTACGAAAGCCGCGACTTCGACCACGCCGACGATGGTAGCGGCGCAGCCCATCGTCATCTCGGGCGCGGTCACTGCGCCGAGCGTCGAAACGGTATCCGAGACCACAGGCAATCCGAAATACGATGAATATGTCAAACAGTCGGCGGCGCGCAACGGCGTAGACCCGAACTTAATCATCTCGGTCATGCGCCAGGAATCGGGCTTCAACCTGCGGGCGCGCTCGTACAAAGGCGCGAGCGGGTTGATGCAACTGATGCCCGGCACGGCGGCACGTTTTGGCGTCACCAACATTTACGACCCGCAGCAAAATATCGAAGGCGGCACGCGCTATCTGCGCTTCCTGCTCGATCAGTTCAACGGCGACATCAGCCTGGTGCTGGCCGGTTATAACGCCGGCGAAAATGCGGTGGTCAATTCCGGCTACCGCGTGCCGCGTTATCGCGAAACGCAGGCGTACGTAAAAAGCATCTCGGCGCGCTATGACCGCGTGAAGGGCAAAGTCGCGCACACCAAAGCGGCAGCGGCTGGCCCGCTCGCGCCGGCTGCCGAAACCTTCGCCGGCGGGCGACTGTCGAATAATTATTAG
- a CDS encoding N-acetylmuramoyl-L-alanine amidase, whose protein sequence is MFRRARHKLIADVVICAVVFCLTARPILNAANPAERPARKTGALAESLFDYADQLSRALHERPLEARSLGDYRRALDAYAQVVRLNADNFFSAESLAARAELQREMADVSGDAGLYQQAIESYRRLVSEHPHSAFVGQALVNAAQIYEENLQDLDGAAGAYRELISHFPDSILAREARAVLARFDAQLAHRPVDVMMASERRSAGTDELTGPPRLMNVRSFAGPDYARIVIDLSNEAGFEQQRAGNHLTIRLASALVASSLYGRRFIVSDSSLLKRITVAESGAVNAASPTNTTAGAAVQVDIEVGSLMDYSAFRLSQPDRIVVDLHAAGAASATARDTAREVDAARHKEAADSRAVSETAAATAATVRAAARGTDTARPRANTADRNAIFSLPEINEPILPMSSVAATKPTDAPAAAQELGAKVDAKAAEAPIKRIVIDPGHGGHDTGTISPSGMREKDLVLDVARRLQAYIKHRYPDVEVIMTRDSDRFIALEERTAIANSRRADLFISIHANASPARVASGVETYFLSPDRAPQEDADTAARENARVAAETPADKARPVVASVTVGNRVAESRELARYIQSGLVRGIGAASPRTAMNRGVKHAAFVVLLGAAMPSVLAEVSFLSNPQDDALLQTSQFRDRVAASLFAGLNAYLKRNRPAEKK, encoded by the coding sequence ATGTTCAGGCGAGCCCGACACAAGTTGATCGCGGATGTGGTGATCTGTGCGGTCGTCTTCTGCCTGACGGCGCGGCCCATCCTCAACGCCGCCAACCCTGCTGAGCGCCCGGCGCGCAAGACCGGGGCGCTCGCCGAAAGCCTTTTCGATTACGCCGACCAGTTGAGCCGCGCCCTGCACGAGCGCCCGCTCGAAGCGCGCAGCCTCGGCGATTACCGTCGCGCGCTCGACGCTTACGCACAGGTTGTTCGCCTGAATGCCGACAACTTTTTTTCGGCTGAATCGTTGGCCGCGCGCGCCGAGCTGCAACGCGAAATGGCTGACGTCAGCGGCGACGCGGGGCTCTATCAACAAGCCATCGAAAGCTATCGCCGCCTGGTCAGCGAGCATCCGCACAGCGCCTTTGTCGGCCAGGCGCTGGTCAACGCGGCGCAGATTTATGAAGAGAACCTGCAAGACCTGGATGGCGCGGCGGGCGCTTATCGGGAGTTGATCAGCCACTTTCCCGATTCGATCCTGGCGCGCGAAGCCCGCGCCGTGCTGGCGCGCTTCGACGCCCAACTGGCGCATCGCCCGGTTGACGTGATGATGGCCAGCGAACGCCGCAGCGCGGGCACGGATGAGCTGACAGGGCCGCCGCGGCTGATGAACGTCCGTAGCTTCGCGGGGCCGGATTACGCGCGCATCGTCATCGATCTGTCGAACGAAGCCGGTTTTGAGCAACAGCGCGCCGGCAATCATTTAACGATTCGACTGGCGAGCGCGCTGGTCGCTTCGTCGCTTTACGGCAGGCGGTTCATCGTCAGCGATTCTTCCTTGTTGAAGCGCATCACGGTCGCCGAAAGCGGCGCGGTAAACGCGGCCTCGCCGACAAACACCACAGCCGGCGCCGCGGTTCAGGTGGATATCGAAGTCGGCTCGCTGATGGATTACTCGGCCTTCCGGCTGTCGCAACCCGACCGCATTGTCGTTGACCTGCACGCCGCGGGCGCGGCCAGTGCAACGGCGCGCGACACGGCACGAGAGGTTGACGCGGCCCGGCACAAAGAAGCCGCGGACTCCAGGGCCGTAAGCGAAACCGCGGCCGCAACCGCCGCAACCGTACGAGCCGCGGCGCGCGGCACGGACACGGCTCGACCGCGCGCGAATACGGCTGACCGCAACGCTATCTTTAGCTTGCCGGAAATCAACGAGCCGATTCTGCCGATGAGCTCAGTTGCCGCGACGAAACCGACCGACGCGCCGGCAGCGGCACAGGAGCTGGGCGCAAAGGTGGACGCCAAAGCCGCCGAAGCGCCCATCAAGCGCATCGTCATCGATCCCGGTCACGGCGGCCACGACACAGGCACGATCAGCCCCAGCGGCATGCGCGAAAAAGACCTGGTGCTGGACGTGGCGCGTCGGCTACAGGCATACATCAAGCACAGGTATCCGGATGTCGAAGTGATTATGACGCGCGACAGCGACCGCTTCATCGCGCTCGAAGAACGCACGGCGATTGCGAACTCGCGCCGCGCCGACTTGTTCATCTCGATTCACGCCAACGCCAGCCCGGCGCGCGTCGCTTCGGGTGTCGAAACCTATTTCCTCAGTCCCGACCGCGCGCCGCAAGAAGACGCCGACACCGCGGCGCGCGAAAACGCCCGCGTTGCCGCAGAGACGCCGGCGGACAAAGCCCGTCCGGTTGTCGCCAGCGTCACGGTCGGCAACCGCGTCGCTGAATCGCGCGAGCTGGCCCGTTACATTCAATCGGGATTGGTGCGCGGCATCGGCGCGGCGTCGCCGCGCACGGCGATGAATCGCGGCGTCAAGCACGCGGCGTTCGTCGTGCTGCTGGGCGCAGCCATGCCGAGCGTGCTCGCGGAAGTCTCTTTCCTATCAAATCCCCAGGACGATGCTTTGTTACAAACATCACAGTTCCGCGACCGCGTCGCGGCCTCGCTTTTTGCGGGATTGAATGCCTACCTGAAACGCAACCGCCCGGCGGAGAAGAAGTGA
- a CDS encoding site-2 protease family protein → MTVNLKPFPIGRLFGIPIRAHYSWLPVIPLYAWAIAGGLLPREAPGLRSIEYWSLGVLTTLLLFASVLAHELAHAVMARAEGLGTGEITLYMFGGLASLNGQPAQPMSEFKIAIVGPAASFLIGMIAYLIVDLFIQGTTHRAVGQVFRHLGFVNWFLAGFNILPGLPLDGGRVFRALLWKMNKNFRAATQLAVRSGLMIALTLILTGMYYFLKAPDYGITGIWLLTVGLIIALMLGTTEGRNFGAWRVKRGTVEDVMKRDVVQVPPTMKISDFVNKVLSNNHYTSFPVVDNRRLHGLLLLDELKSVPQAQWPQLLARDVMRPVNDAMFMNINTPLAQAASLLQSNGIGRAIVLDANGYIAGYVSLNDLAATR, encoded by the coding sequence ATGACAGTCAACCTCAAGCCATTCCCGATTGGTCGCCTGTTCGGCATTCCGATCCGCGCCCACTATTCGTGGCTGCCGGTCATCCCGCTCTACGCCTGGGCGATTGCCGGCGGGCTGCTGCCGCGCGAAGCGCCCGGCCTGCGGTCCATCGAATACTGGTCGCTCGGCGTGCTGACGACCTTGCTGTTATTCGCTTCGGTGCTGGCGCACGAGCTGGCGCATGCGGTGATGGCGCGCGCCGAAGGGCTGGGCACAGGCGAGATCACGCTTTATATGTTCGGCGGCCTGGCGTCATTAAACGGCCAGCCGGCGCAGCCCATGTCGGAATTCAAGATTGCCATTGTCGGCCCGGCGGCGAGCTTCCTGATCGGCATGATCGCTTACCTGATCGTTGACCTGTTCATTCAAGGGACGACGCACCGCGCGGTCGGGCAGGTCTTTCGCCACCTCGGTTTCGTCAACTGGTTCCTGGCCGGCTTCAACATCCTGCCGGGGCTGCCGCTCGACGGCGGGCGAGTCTTTCGCGCGCTGCTGTGGAAGATGAATAAGAACTTTCGCGCCGCGACGCAACTGGCCGTGCGCTCGGGCTTGATGATCGCGCTAACGTTGATCCTCACCGGCATGTATTACTTTTTGAAAGCGCCCGATTACGGCATCACAGGCATCTGGCTGCTGACGGTTGGGTTGATCATCGCGCTGATGCTCGGCACCACCGAAGGGCGCAATTTCGGCGCGTGGCGCGTCAAGCGCGGCACCGTCGAAGACGTGATGAAGCGCGACGTCGTGCAGGTGCCGCCGACCATGAAAATCTCGGACTTCGTCAACAAGGTTCTGAGTAATAACCATTACACCAGCTTCCCTGTAGTAGATAACCGGCGGCTCCACGGTCTGCTGCTGCTCGACGAATTAAAGAGCGTTCCCCAAGCGCAATGGCCGCAGTTGCTGGCGCGCGACGTGATGCGTCCGGTCAACGATGCCATGTTCATGAACATCAATACGCCGCTGGCGCAGGCAGCTTCACTGTTGCAGAGCAACGGCATTGGCCGCGCCATCGTGCTGGACGCCAACGGCTACATCGCCGGCTACGTTAGTCTGAATGATCTGGCGGCAACGCGGTAA
- a CDS encoding zinc ribbon domain-containing protein, whose product MPIFEYLCKTCEYRFEAIVNGSTVVECPSCAGQRLEKQLSVFATSVKGEAVAPQRATAGPCGSCGDPRGPGACSMN is encoded by the coding sequence ATGCCGATTTTCGAGTATCTCTGCAAGACCTGCGAGTATCGGTTTGAAGCCATCGTCAATGGCTCGACGGTGGTTGAATGTCCGTCGTGCGCCGGCCAACGGCTTGAGAAACAACTCTCGGTCTTTGCCACGAGCGTCAAAGGGGAGGCCGTGGCGCCGCAGCGTGCGACTGCCGGCCCGTGCGGCAGTTGTGGCGACCCGCGCGGCCCCGGCGCTTGCTCGATGAACTAG
- a CDS encoding long-chain-fatty-acid--CoA ligase, whose protein sequence is MTAGTYANLRELLEHRVEHYQDKPFLFVESDGRMFTYREFDREVNRLAALLTALGARKGDRVSLYLTNSAEYFIAYFACFKIGAWAGPVNALLKPQEIEFIISNSEASIVLTQPDLYDNLAAVRDCLPLVRHVAVASGQWSVVSEGESQSDSPSARFDSGGTPPADERATGNGQLTEEDEAIIIYTSGTTGKPKGVLLTHGNLLTNAREIAEWLQLTEADRSLMIMPLFHVNALMTTGLAALWAGGSVVLAPRFSASRHWQTISQYGVTYFGSVATMLSRLNHAYPEGVPDGLDTSGLRFALCGSAPVPVEVLKMYEARFACPVIEGYGLSESTCRSTFNPVDGRRRPGSVGLPIGNEMNVFDDKDCELAPFQVGEIVLRGANLLKGYYQNEAATRQAFRSGWFHTGDLGYRDDDGFYYVVDRKSDMIIRGGENIYPREIDEVLYQHPKVKDAATVGVADELYGEEVKSFVVLRDGCAASEEEIIAHCRAHLADYKCPKAVAFLEDIPKGPTGKLLKRELAKS, encoded by the coding sequence ATGACCGCAGGCACCTACGCCAACCTCCGCGAGCTGCTCGAACATCGAGTCGAGCATTATCAGGACAAGCCGTTTCTCTTTGTCGAAAGCGACGGGCGCATGTTCACCTACCGCGAGTTCGACCGCGAAGTGAATCGCCTGGCCGCGTTGTTAACCGCGCTCGGGGCGCGCAAAGGAGATCGCGTCAGTCTCTATCTGACGAACAGCGCCGAATACTTCATCGCCTACTTCGCCTGCTTCAAGATTGGCGCGTGGGCCGGGCCGGTCAATGCGCTGCTCAAGCCTCAGGAGATCGAATTCATCATCTCGAACTCGGAAGCGTCAATCGTGCTGACGCAGCCCGACCTCTACGACAACCTCGCCGCCGTCCGCGACTGCCTGCCGCTCGTGCGCCACGTGGCAGTGGCCAGTGGCCAGTGGTCAGTGGTCAGCGAAGGAGAATCACAAAGCGATTCGCCATCGGCGCGGTTTGATTCAGGAGGGACGCCTCCGGCGGATGAACGGGCAACGGGCAACGGGCAACTGACCGAGGAAGACGAGGCGATCATCATTTACACGTCGGGGACGACCGGCAAGCCGAAAGGCGTTTTACTCACACACGGCAATTTGCTGACGAACGCCCGCGAGATTGCCGAGTGGTTGCAGTTGACCGAAGCCGACCGCTCGCTGATGATCATGCCGCTGTTTCACGTCAACGCCTTGATGACCACGGGGCTGGCGGCGCTGTGGGCGGGCGGCAGCGTCGTGCTGGCGCCGCGCTTCAGCGCCTCGCGCCACTGGCAGACGATCAGCCAGTACGGCGTCACCTACTTTGGCTCCGTAGCAACTATGCTCTCGCGGTTGAATCATGCCTATCCCGAAGGCGTGCCCGATGGATTAGACACCAGCGGTTTGCGGTTCGCGCTGTGCGGCTCGGCGCCGGTGCCGGTCGAAGTGCTGAAGATGTACGAGGCGCGCTTTGCTTGCCCGGTGATCGAAGGCTATGGGTTGTCGGAATCCACTTGCCGCTCGACGTTCAACCCGGTTGACGGCCGCCGCCGGCCCGGCTCGGTCGGCTTGCCCATCGGCAACGAGATGAACGTCTTTGATGATAAAGACTGCGAGCTTGCGCCCTTTCAAGTCGGCGAGATTGTCTTGCGCGGCGCCAATCTCTTGAAAGGCTACTACCAAAACGAAGCCGCGACGCGCCAGGCGTTTCGCTCCGGCTGGTTTCACACGGGTGATCTGGGTTACAGAGACGACGACGGTTTTTATTACGTCGTTGACCGCAAGAGCGACATGATTATTCGCGGCGGCGAGAACATCTACCCGCGCGAGATTGACGAAGTGCTGTACCAGCACCCGAAGGTGAAAGACGCGGCGACCGTCGGCGTCGCCGACGAGTTGTATGGCGAAGAGGTGAAGTCATTCGTCGTGCTGCGCGACGGTTGCGCGGCGAGCGAAGAAGAGATCATCGCCCATTGCCGCGCTCATCTGGCGGATTACAAGTGTCCGAAGGCCGTGGCCTTCTTAGAAGACATCCCCAAAGGGCCGACCGGAAAGTTATTGAAGCGAGAGCTGGCCAAATCGTAA
- the dcd gene encoding dCTP deaminase translates to MSIKSDVWIKRMCREQGLIEPFEERLVRAVDGRRIISCGLSSYGYDCRLARDEFKVFSPVTGTEIDPKNFDTNSLLDVPIRKAEDGSEYWLLPPHSYALGVTIERFNMPRNVTALAIGKSTMARCGLIANTTPLEAAWRGRLVVELYNAANLPVRLYAEEGFIQILFFESDEECETTYSDRGGKYQDQQGLTLAKV, encoded by the coding sequence ATGTCAATCAAATCGGACGTATGGATCAAGCGGATGTGCCGCGAGCAAGGGTTGATCGAGCCGTTTGAAGAACGATTGGTGCGCGCCGTTGACGGTCGCCGCATCATTAGCTGCGGCCTGTCGAGCTATGGTTATGATTGCCGCCTGGCGCGCGACGAGTTCAAAGTCTTTTCGCCGGTCACCGGCACCGAGATCGATCCGAAGAACTTCGACACCAACAGCCTGCTCGACGTACCCATACGCAAAGCCGAAGACGGCTCGGAATACTGGCTGTTGCCGCCACATTCTTATGCGCTCGGCGTCACTATCGAACGCTTCAATATGCCGCGCAACGTCACAGCACTGGCCATCGGAAAAAGCACAATGGCCCGCTGCGGTCTTATAGCCAATACGACTCCTTTGGAAGCCGCGTGGCGTGGGCGGCTGGTCGTCGAGCTTTACAACGCCGCCAACCTGCCGGTGCGGTTGTACGCCGAAGAGGGCTTCATTCAGATTCTTTTCTTTGAATCCGACGAAGAGTGCGAGACGACTTACAGCGACCGCGGCGGCAAGTATCAAGACCAGCAAGGGCTGACACTCGCCAAAGTTTGA
- a CDS encoding NB-ARC domain-containing protein — protein MLSAEALKSSLERLVAGTATDDDRRVVQHAMLAGNIVYAAGERSVAIGGDATGAIIITGDQAQIRLDLDETAYERLKEQTFPTPHGIPPPFPGLIFIGREEALLHIKGLLGIKGASSSQSQQAIVRGWPGVGKTTLVSVLSRDPDIAQAYPDGVLWTSLDQRPALMSILAGWGRGLGRDDLLRVPTPEEAVQQIAAILQRKRMLLIVDDIWEEGHGALFLKARGRDCGLLFTTRKLDVANALAQDERTIYNLPVLTEDDALKLMRILAPDVVNQHSAECRELVRDLECLPLALHVAARLLRKESSLGWGISELLNDIREGAAVIEAQAPPDRVEGEEIPTVKALLQKSTAMLSEFNRECFAYLGAFAPKPATFDLAAMKAVWEVADPKPVVRDLVGHGLLEPVGNGRFQMHALLAMHAKSLCTDS, from the coding sequence ATGCTTAGTGCAGAGGCGCTGAAATCATCCCTTGAGCGTTTGGTTGCCGGAACTGCAACGGATGACGACCGTCGCGTTGTTCAGCATGCCATGCTTGCTGGCAACATTGTCTACGCGGCGGGGGAGCGCAGTGTCGCCATCGGCGGGGATGCGACCGGGGCGATCATCATCACTGGCGACCAAGCCCAGATCAGGCTTGATCTTGATGAAACTGCCTACGAGCGGCTGAAAGAGCAGACCTTCCCTACGCCTCATGGCATCCCGCCACCCTTCCCCGGACTCATTTTCATTGGCCGTGAAGAGGCACTACTGCATATCAAAGGGCTATTAGGAATTAAGGGGGCCAGTTCTTCTCAATCGCAACAAGCGATTGTACGCGGCTGGCCTGGGGTGGGAAAGACAACTTTGGTAAGTGTGCTGTCACGAGATCCGGATATTGCGCAGGCGTACCCTGATGGTGTGCTCTGGACCTCTCTGGATCAGAGACCGGCGTTAATGTCTATACTGGCCGGGTGGGGACGCGGTCTCGGAAGAGATGATCTTCTACGAGTGCCAACTCCAGAAGAAGCGGTTCAGCAAATCGCCGCCATCTTACAGCGTAAGCGGATGCTTCTGATTGTAGATGATATATGGGAAGAAGGGCATGGAGCGCTTTTTCTGAAGGCCAGGGGGCGTGATTGCGGGCTACTATTCACGACGCGAAAATTAGATGTCGCAAATGCGTTGGCACAGGATGAAAGGACAATCTATAACTTACCCGTTTTGACAGAAGATGATGCGCTCAAACTGATGCGAATTCTTGCACCAGATGTGGTGAATCAACATTCTGCCGAATGCCGTGAATTAGTCAGAGACCTCGAATGCCTGCCCTTAGCGTTGCATGTTGCTGCCCGACTACTTCGAAAGGAATCCAGTCTTGGATGGGGTATTTCAGAGTTGCTGAATGATATACGTGAGGGGGCAGCGGTAATTGAAGCGCAAGCCCCACCTGATCGCGTTGAAGGAGAAGAAATACCTACCGTAAAAGCGTTGCTACAAAAGAGCACTGCTATGCTGTCGGAATTTAACCGAGAGTGCTTCGCGTACCTTGGAGCATTCGCACCGAAACCAGCAACATTTGACTTAGCAGCAATGAAAGCTGTCTGGGAAGTGGCTGACCCCAAGCCGGTTGTTCGTGATTTAGTCGGTCACGGTTTACTTGAGCCAGTCGGCAATGGCAGATTTCAGATGCACGCCTTGCTTGCAATGCACGCAAAATCTCTTTGCACGGATTCGTAA